In Papaver somniferum cultivar HN1 chromosome 1, ASM357369v1, whole genome shotgun sequence, a genomic segment contains:
- the LOC113340951 gene encoding uncharacterized protein LOC113340951: MENLRAKMMTEIKQLKTRKGGERLEQVMKEASTTPLTQRFAKSLIPQKCPVPAFECYDGSSDPVTHLLYYNRMMARWDYDDAILCRYFPSSLKGSPLSWFDNLPPSFIDSYDQLTEKFLTTYIWHKISQAIGNVDPVVSINCYKWGMDRMSPLFIGIHDTIPATEGDLRVIIEKHERLEEIQRENPKAHTQRPSRTNFVKQASGSKRGNSDEQPGKDRRERRDDPRRGDRKFEDQVYTKLNTSYSCILKEIKGRENLDWPWSKGKQPPRSKKSREYCEYHCFNVHQTDKCKNLKIMIQKLNDAGVLKQYVHRTSTEDKAKRSK, from the exons ATGGAGAATCTTCGTGCCAAAATGATGACAGAAATCAAGCAGTTGAAAACTAGGAAAGGAGGCGAAAGATTggagcaagtgatgaaggaagcaagcACTACCCCGCTGACACAACGTTTTGCCAAATCTCTCATTCCACAGAAGTGTCCAGTTCCGGCCTTCGAGTGTTACgatggatccagtgatcccgtAACCCATCTTCTGTATTATAACCGAATGATGGCACGATGGGATTATGATGACGCCATACTTTGCAGATACTTTCCCTCGAGTCTAAAAGGGTCAccgttgtcttggtttgacaattTACCACCGAGTTTCATCGATTCTTACGACCAGCTCACCGAGAAATTCTTGACAACCTACAT ATGGCATAAGATATCTCAAGCCATCGGAAACGTGGATCCAGTAGttagcatcaactgctacaaatgggggatggacaggatgagtcccCTATTTATCGGGATCCACGACACCATCCCTGCTACCGAAGGAGATCTTCGAGTAATCATAGAAAAACATGAAAGGTTAGAGGAGATCCAACGAGAGAATCCCAAAGCTCATACTCAGCGTCCCTCACGCACGAATTTTGTAAAACAAGctagcgggtccaaaagaggcaACTCAGATGAACAACCCGGCAAGGACAGAAGAGAACGAAGAGATGATCCACGAAggggtgaccgaaaattcgaagaccagGTCTACACGAAGCTAAATACCAGCTATTCATGCATCCTGAAGGAAATCAAGGGTCGGGAAAAcctcgattggccatggtccaagggaaagcagcccccaagaTCAAAAAAGTCGAGAgaatactgtgaatatcactgtttcaatgTTCACCAAACAGATAaatgcaagaatctcaagataatgattcaaaagttGAACGACGCAGGAGTTCTTAAACAGTACGTACATAGGACTAGCACCGAAGACAAGGCTAAACGAAGCAAGTAG